Proteins encoded together in one Penicillium digitatum chromosome 1, complete sequence window:
- a CDS encoding cyclin-dependent protein kinase regulator pho80 produces the protein MRFLQTILGAVSLLISVTNASLSTDILYWPLGSPQPSVLARVSYDPASLKADVVSYHPPRENQSDSLVRVGVYTSSSTDKKQWVGSLVSLSSLSASEQPTFRLHLGPANEVYTVSLSVSSTSAQSSTSGPRIDLVSNESGTQPRLNRPVVVGPDGQTPEQPEEKSLFQKYWWVLLIITFISMSGGGGE, from the exons ATGCGGTTCCTACAAACCATTCTCGGCGCTGTATCGCTCCTAATCTCTGTCACCAATGCCTCCCTCTCGACTGATATCCTGTACTGGCCCTTGGGATCGCCACAACCGTCCGTCCTAGCACGCGTCTCCTACGACCCAGCCTCATTGAAAGCGGATGTGGTCTCATATCACCCCCCAAGGGAAAACCAGAGCGATAGTCTGGTTCGTGTCGGTGTCTACACTTCAAGTTCCACAGACAAAAAGCAATGGGTTGGCAGTCTCGTGTCGTTGTCCTCTTTAAGTGCGAGTGAGCAGCCAACATTTCGCCTTCACCTCGGTCCAGCCAACGAAGTCTACACTGTCTCCCTGTCTGTATCGTCTACCAGTGCCCAGAGCTCAACATCTGGCCCTCGAATTGATCTCGTCTCGAATGAATCCGGGACGCAGCCTCGCCTGAACAGGCCAGTGGTTGTTGGGCCTGATGGTCAAACCCCAGAGCAACCCGAAGAAAAATCTCTTTTCCAGAA GTATTGGTGGGTTCTTCTGATCATCACTTTCATCAGCATGTCCGGGGGTGGCGGAGAATGA
- a CDS encoding Cyclin-like F-box, translating into MLLQLPTELIQLVLRNCDTPAYFQAAFSSRRLYEIASGSREVIIHQLQDTPGWNDGIDVHQTRHLFGELMRRSSEHLGGAEHSANPTYEYQNRVIDYHASTIEASENGIRALLVFKGHSTVLLVNRSDGDRTEVQLKSPGQDIGEVEIIQTAFDGYHGVYVLHRFKPFLDQDLDTDHPFVKHALESCPNGSIHLAYHHLNLRANTIRMYDFPESRDYRPLAFSVANGKFAVSWQSMLDPFDHEVVLYAQLYDENDDDYVDGDEYENEDGLSERVMEEGKEDNPCKIIHATLEAYVLTSSNDQDPDVRFSRRAGPAMRLTFNDRGFQLLYHYRAQTIYGAFQRLDRLPSPPGEPRPHVNRNACNVQFSPFLSLQFSIGIPFFGTHKLGDINQGERCHWQYLAFGIATHRVEKWTVACLLKSESFTGPRCTHVLNLDRGRRFDSWQIMAQLGGFREVTTSHGSPVATSRRGTRVAVATWKTLYIWALNPSELIEDNINGFYPSSWESSTGAIELRPVILQLEAPGKSQGHGNIMSLADE; encoded by the exons ATGCTACTTCAACTTCCCACAGAGCTGATACAGCTGGTTCTTCGGAACTGCGATACACCAGCCTACTTCCAGGCAGCCTTTTCAAGCCGTAGGCTTTATGAGATCGCTTCCGGCAGCCGAGAAGTCATCATTCATCAGCTACAAGATACTCCTGGCTGGAACGATGGAATTGATGTGCATCAGACTAGGCATCTGTTTGGCGAGTTAATGAGACGGTCCTCTGAACACTTAGGTGGCGCAGAACATTCCGCCAATCCCACCTATGAGTATCAAAATCGTGTGATTGATTACCATGCATCGACAATCGAGGCATCAGAAAATGGCATTCGAGCTTTGCTTGTCTTCAAAGGCCACAGCACCGTGCTTCTGGTTAATAGGAGCGATGGGGATCGAACTGAAGTCCAATTAAAATCTCCAGGACAAGATATCGGGGAGGTCGAGATCATCCAGACTGCCTTTGATGGATACCATGGAGTCTACGTGCTGCACCGATTCAAACCATTTTTAGACCAAGATCTGGATACAGACCACCCTTTTGTTAAACACGCGCTAGAGTCATGCCCCAACGGGAGTATCCACCTGGCCTACCATCACTTGAATCTCCGGGCAAACACCATTCGAATGTATGACTTTCCCGAATCCCGAGATTATAGGCCACTGGCTTTTTCCGTTGCCAACGGCAAATTTGCTGTATCATGGCAAAGCATGCTCGACCCCTTCGATCACGAGGTCGTTCTTTATGCTCAGCTCTACGACGAGAATGATGACGATTATGTTGATGGTGACGAATATGAAAATGAGGATGGTCTGAGTGAACGTGTTATGGAAGAAGGCAAGGAAGACAATCCCTGTAAAATAATTC ATGCCACTTTGGAGGCTTACGTTTTGACAAGCTCCAACGATCAAGACCCAGATGTCCGTTTTTCTCGGAGAGCAGGTCCCGCGATGAGGTTGACATTCAATGATCGAGGCTTTCAGCTGCTCTACCACTACCGAGCTCAAACCATCTACGGTGCCTTTCAAAGACTTGATCGCCTCCCTAGCCCTCCAGGCGAGCCAAGGCCGCATGTTAACAGGAATGCATGCAACGTGCAATTTTCGCCTTTCCTGTCGCTTCAATTCTCAATTGGGATACCATTCTTCGGCACCCATAAGCTAGGCGATATAAACCAGGGAGAACGGTGTCATTGGCAGTACCTCGCCTTCGGAATTGCCACCCATCGCGTTGAAAAATGGACTGTGGCATGCCTCTTGAAGTCTGAGTCATTTACTGGTCCGCGGTGTACCCATGTTTTGAATCTTGACCGCGGAAGGCGTTTTGACAGCTGGCAGATCATGGCGCAGCTTGGTGGATTTCGGGAAGTAACCACTTCGCATGGATCTCCGGTGGCAACTTCGCGTCGCGGAACTCGTGTTGCTGTCGCTACCTGGAAAACCCTCTACATCTGGGCACTGAATCCTTCAGAATTGATCGAAGACAATATCAACGGCTTTTATCCATCATCGTGGGAATCCTCTACAGGTGCCATCGAGTTGCGACCAGTCATCCTCCAGTTAGAGGCG CCCGGCAAGAGCCAGGGGCATGGCAACA TCATGAGCTTGGCTGATGAGTAG
- a CDS encoding Protein-tyrosine phosphatase, receptor/non-receptor type, which produces MTGSGRSPSSPWVQSAQGGHHDGGFTQSFQSTMSPSTTGMISSSDFTERSSPNYFGMAVQNPGNQQISNSGLSMQKNWGILPHPQPLSSSKLPVFSQESVSAGLKNLLKTEPETSRIRRESALHGSFSSHTTSWSKPSPSHPLGNFSFVQPSELRLPAAKNLAPTPQGATSALFPWVSAERCAELLESSQSNTMLFDVRPFAHFRQANIKGSLNLCIPTTLLKRRSFDTQKLEGTFTDDADKQNFVRWRKCDVIIVYDSAAADLKDAAPLLNLLNKFQAEDWKGDGLILKSGFRGFSARFPHLIQQLQMQTAELSSKRPSPMRIDLQSVAPVVGGCALPESSSAVNPFFANIRQNMDLLGGVGQIPLRQPEQLTEAKRQQLPSWLRGASDTKDQGHIVSKKFLALEKTELERMKQALTYEGPLADTNSSPKKYRVAGIEKGTKNRYNDIYPFDHSRVRLEGIPSGACDYVNANHISAEFTNRKYIATQAPVPDTFDDFWRVVWEQDVRLLVSLTAEVERGQVKCHRYWESGKYGPFEVKAYSEKHIYIESKGGSVDPTVGSFQTSTERHDGTNENPSITVRNFSICHTSFPFEPLRDITQLHYPYWPDFGTTSQPTHLLYLIEQCNKVIRATSNSSFSSQQAEPKGQRPVLVHCSAGCGRTGTFCTVDSVLDMLKRQRAQAAGGGGLDHNPIGSSEWMGDFNLDLIAKTVEDFRRQRPSMVQNLSQYALCYESVLEWLASEMN; this is translated from the exons ATGACAGGCTCAGGGCGCTCACCCTCCTCACCTTGGGTACAAAGTGCTCAAGGTGGTCATCATGACGGTGGTTTCACACAGTCCTTCCAATCTACCATGTCCCCATCAACCACAGGCATGATTTCGAGCTCGGATTTTACAGAAAGATCAAGTCCCAATTATTTTGGCATGGCAGTGCAAAACCCCGGCAATCAACAGATCTCCAACTCAGGGCTGTCCATGCAAAAGAACTGGGGCATATTACCCCATCCACAACCTCTGTCGAGTTCTAAATTACCGGTGTTTTCCCAAGAATCAGTATCAGCGGGATTGAAAAATCTCTTGAAGACTGAGCCTGAAACTAGCCGCATCCGCCGAGAATCAGCATTGCATGgatctttctcttcccatACGACCTCATGGTCAAAGCCCTCACCTTCACATCCGCTGGGAAACTTTTCATTTGTGCAACCCAGCGAATTGAGGCTTCCAGCCGCCAAGAACTTAGCGCCCACTCCACAAG GGGCCACTTCCGCTTTGTTTCCCTGGGTATCAGCCGAGCGCTGCGCTGAACTTCTTGAATCATCTCAGTCAAACACCATGCTATTTGATGTTCGTCCGTTTGCTCATTTCAGACAGGCCAATATCAAAGGATCGCTCAATTTATGCATCCCCACTACCCTACTCAAGCGCCGATCATTTGATACTCAGAAATTAGAGGGTACATTCACGGATGACGCCGACAAACAGAATTTCGTTCGTTGGAGAAAGTGTGACGTGATCATTGTCTACGATTCTGCCGCAGCGGATTTGAAGGATGCTGCACCTCTTCTGAATCTTCTCAATAAATTCCAAGCTGAAGACTGGAAGGGAGATGGATTGATTTTAAAAAGCGGATTTCGTGGTTTCTCGGCTCGATTTCCACATCTTATCCAGCAACTACAAATGCAGACGGCCGAACTATCCTCTAAACGTCCCTCTCCCATGAGAATCGATCTACAATCTGTCGCTCCTGTCGTGGGTGGCTGCGCCCTACCAGAATCATCTTCTGCCGTCAATCCATTCTTTGCAAATATTCGACAGAACATGGATCTCCTCGGAGGCGTGGGCCAAATTCCTCTGAGACAGCCCGAGCAATTGACCGAAGCGAAGCGACAACAACTCCCTTCCTGGCTGCGGGGCGCTTCCGATACCAAGGACCAAGGGCACATTGTCTCGAAAAAGTTCCTGGCTTTGGAGAAAACAGAATTGGAACGCATGAAACAGGCTTTAACTTATGAAGGACCTTTGGCTGACACCAATAGTAGCCCTAAGAAATACCGCGTTGCGGGGATAGAAAAAGGCACGAAGAATCGTTACAATGATATTTACCCATTCGATCATTCCCGCGTCCGACTCGAGGGAATTCCATCTGGGGCCTGTGATTATGTTAATGCGAATCATATTTCCGCCGAATTTACCAATCGGAAATACATTGCCACTCAGGCTCCCGTTCCTGATACATTTGAT GACTTTTGGCGTGTGGTGTGGGAGCAAGACGTTAGACTTCTTGTTTCTCTCACTGCAGAGGTTGAACGAGGACAGGTAAAATGCCACCGATACTGGGAATCTGGAAAATATGGACCATTTGAGGTCAAGGCCTATTCGGAAAAGCACATCTATATTGAATCCAAGGGTGGATCTGTCGATCCCACGGTTGGCAGTTTTCAGACATCGACCGAACGACATGATGGCACAAACGAAAATCCATCCATTACCGTGCGAAACTTCAGTATCTGCCATACGTCTTTCCCCTTCGAGCCGCTTCGGGATATCACTCAGCTTCATTACCCTTACTGGCCTGATTTCGGGACAACATCACAGCCTACTCATCTTCTCTATCTGATTGAGCAATGTAACAAGGTCATTCGTGCCACCAGCAACTCCAGCTTTAGTAGCCAGCAAGCAGAACCGAAGGGTCAGCGACCAGTACTGGTGCATTGCAGTGCGGGCTGTGGGCGTACGGGAACCTTCTGCACTGTCGACAGTGTCTTGGACATGTTGAAACGGCAACGTGCGCAGGCTGCCGGTGGTGGAGGCCTGGATCACAATCCCATCGGATCGTCCGAGTGGATGGGGGATTTCAATCTTGACCTAATTGCAAAGACGGTTGAGGATTTCCGGAGACAAAGACCGAGCATGGTACAGAACCTGAGTCAGTATGCACTCTGTTATGAGAGCGTGCTCGAATGGCTCGCTTCTGAGATGAACTAG
- a CDS encoding Cytochrome c oxidase assembly protein COX16 gives MPVFQSKTFRRAATESSSLGERLGAFYRARLARHPFILFGLPFMAVIVAGSFALTPAAALRYERYDRKVKQLSQDEAFDLGLKGPDGEEGIKRNPRRRIVGDEKEEYYRLMAKDLDQWEQKRVERFKGEPDGRL, from the exons ATGCCTGTGTTTCAATCCAAAACCTTTCGTCGAGCAGCTACAGAATCATCGTCCCTCGGTGAACGGCTCGGTGCTTTTTACCGGGCACGATTGGCTAGACACCCTTTCATTCTCTTCGGACTTCCATTTATGGCCGTTATTGTAGCTGGGTCATTTGCTTTGACACCTGCTGCTGCCTTGCGATATGAGCGGTATGATCGCAAAGTCAAGCAGCTCAGTCAAGACGAAGCATTTGACCTCGGACTCAAGGGTCCCGACGGGGAAGAGGGTATCAAACGCAACCCGCGGAGGAGGATTGTAGGCGACGAAAAGGAGGAATACTAC AGGCTCATGGCAAAAGATCTCGACCAATGGGAGCAGAAGCGAGTAGAGCGATTCAAAGGTGAACCGGATGGAAGACTGTAA